A genome region from Candidatus Hydrogenedentota bacterium includes the following:
- a CDS encoding TolC family protein: MVCLIFLPLALVIGIAHAAETPAAAVSFEEPAGVLTLDQALSAALLGSPRLAVYSWEVRVAEALALQARLRPNPELEIEAEGLRFNDGPDSVTRSYAGGLSLDGVTLSPTWGAGRERAPGAGGFLDGAEITLALSQRVELGGKRARRIALAHAETDVARWDFEAVRADVLAETARRFAAVLAAQEKAALAGDLERIAYEVQRAVAAQVEAGQVSPLDLRRARVETELAAIDLASAQRETDARRAALAAMWGSAEARFERAAGALSPPPDLPPLAELAGRARANPDVARWQSELARREAALSLARSQRAPDLTVMAGLEWGKTTDEQARAVSLGSSGLEFVRERADYDRDSDVTFTVGVSVPLPLFDRNQGNILAETHRLEQTAAREREARTDAAAGITMTYAETAARRDEYVRLRDVVLPELEDTRRLTIEGYQEGKF, from the coding sequence ATGGTTTGCCTTATATTCTTGCCGCTGGCCCTCGTGATTGGAATAGCGCACGCTGCGGAAACGCCAGCCGCTGCTGTCTCATTCGAGGAACCGGCGGGCGTATTGACGCTGGACCAGGCGCTGAGCGCCGCGCTGTTGGGCAGTCCGCGGCTCGCGGTGTATTCGTGGGAAGTGCGCGTTGCCGAGGCGCTGGCCCTGCAGGCGCGGCTGCGGCCGAATCCGGAATTGGAGATTGAGGCGGAAGGACTGCGTTTCAACGACGGGCCGGACAGCGTCACGCGCTCCTATGCAGGCGGACTGTCCCTGGACGGCGTCACGTTGTCGCCGACTTGGGGCGCGGGCAGGGAGCGCGCTCCGGGCGCGGGCGGGTTCCTCGATGGTGCGGAGATTACGCTGGCGCTGTCGCAACGGGTCGAACTGGGCGGGAAACGGGCCCGCCGCATCGCGCTGGCGCACGCCGAGACGGACGTCGCCCGCTGGGATTTCGAGGCGGTGCGCGCAGACGTGCTCGCGGAGACGGCGCGCCGGTTCGCGGCAGTGCTCGCGGCCCAGGAAAAGGCAGCATTGGCCGGGGACCTGGAGCGGATCGCATACGAAGTGCAGCGCGCCGTTGCCGCGCAGGTGGAAGCGGGGCAGGTCTCGCCCCTGGACCTGCGTCGGGCCCGGGTCGAGACGGAACTGGCGGCCATTGACTTGGCATCGGCCCAGCGGGAAACCGATGCGCGGCGGGCCGCGCTCGCGGCCATGTGGGGTTCGGCGGAGGCGCGCTTTGAACGGGCGGCGGGCGCGTTGAGTCCGCCGCCGGACCTGCCGCCGCTCGCGGAATTGGCCGGCCGTGCGCGGGCTAACCCCGATGTCGCGCGCTGGCAGAGTGAGTTGGCCCGGCGCGAGGCGGCGCTGAGTCTGGCGCGGTCGCAGCGCGCGCCCGACCTGACCGTCATGGCCGGGCTCGAATGGGGGAAGACCACGGACGAGCAGGCGCGCGCGGTCTCGCTCGGCAGTTCCGGGCTGGAGTTCGTACGCGAACGCGCGGACTATGACCGGGACTCCGACGTAACGTTTACGGTCGGCGTCTCTGTGCCCCTGCCCTTGTTCGACCGCAACCAGGGCAACATCCTTGCAGAGACGCACCGGCTGGAACAGACGGCCGCGCGGGAACGCGAAGCGCGGACCGATGCCGCCGCCGGCATCACGATGACGTACGCTGAGACGGCGGCGCGCCGCGACGAATACGTGCGTCTGCGCGACGTCGTGCTGCCCGAACTGGAAGACACGCGCCGGTTGACGATCGAGGGGTATCAGGAGGGCAAATTC